ATGTGTTAGCTTGCTCTTCATTTTGTATCAATTATTTCCTATTTGtatcatgttaagaaataataagcttaatttttttaatagcaaAGATCAAGCTTACTTCCTGAATAtatgacacaatttttttattttacttattacAAAAACTCATAAGATGTGACATCTTCCAAAAGCATTAATACATTAGATGTTCATAGATCATCAATAATCGACAGAAAAACACTTTTACAAACAACATTTAATTGGAAAGGGTAATTGAAGCATAAGCGTAGATAATAGAAGACATGCCTTCTTAAGTGCAACCAACACTTCTACAGGAGTTAAAGCTGAACCTGTATGAGCTGAACCCTGCCATGAACAACATTAAACGTTTAGCCTATctagaaaggaagaaaaaagataaagaaataaCTTGTAAGAAATATTGAGgttaaattgaacataaatccTCGTCTACTAAAAGGAACAGTATAAGGAAACATGGACTGTGAATGAAAGCGCAATCAATTTGTAAAAGGCGGGAGAACGAAAAAGAAATTGTacaagagaaggagaagagaaagtgcgggaagaaaaaagaaattcaatatGTAAAAAGTAATTCATACCTCTTATAATATTTAACCAGtataaatcaataatttatacCTATTCTAAGgttaataggtataaaaaaaagactttttGCATCATTTTTTATACCTGTTTTCATTATAATTGGTGTAGaaaagtttattatatttataaaactgtCACTCCACCACTTTCTATACCTGGTAGATTTTAATAGGTGTAAAAAATCGCTATAaaagatgtattttccaccagTGAAAACCCTCGCTAATACCTGTGGTTTCTCAAAAAACCGTCAGAAATTACTTAGCAACACAACTTTTCCCAACGATTTTTCTGATCGCAGGTAACATTTTATGGAGGTTAAAACCGtcagaaacagaaaaaataacctccaataaaaatgtatatttttgtaaGCAACCTCACCTGGttataaatagttaaatttatgtGCTTAATTTAGTTAAGGGAACACTACTGAAAGTTAGTAGTAAATTAATTGCACTTCTAAGTTAGTTTTAATGTGACTAATCGATAACcagtaatttttttctttatagaaaatcaaattcttatatttttaaaattattttctgtagtatattaaaattacatgcaataaaataataataattaattttaatcttcgACAATTCAaaatctatattaaaatatttctttcataatatattaaacatacTATGTGTTAAGTCTTCTTCatgtataaaataatgaatacatataatttattaaaaagtaatgtttaattaaaacaataatataaaaactttaaaataaattataaaaccaaaaaatttaaaattatcttacttatattagttgacaaaaatacattaactaattaaattatgcatctaaacaaattaaattttgcttaatttaacttttattttaattatattaattgatactttttattttaatgttaaaataaaaataattaaagaaacatacttaaaaacattaaaattaaatatttaaaaattttaatttttatactgaatcaatattttttaatcaaattttattcatGTTTTACTTGAGTTAAATTAATTGAGAACAAAATAAAACGATAGTGGTACAGTATAACTATTTTGATTTGCGTGAACAAAATAGGACTTAAGTGGTTTTCtatgtttttctaaatttagaGATTTTGGTTGTATTTGCTTAGGGTTTAGGCTCTAAATTTTGTGTTCTTATCCTAAGTTATTTTCTGATTATTActttgttttaatgttatttgattaaattttaaaacatgagAGCGTTTGGTTgtatagacgattttgtctttaaCATCAATAAGCTCAACTTAGTTGCAGCTGCTCTAACAcacctcaaaatatccaaagaatatttatacaactaaaaagttatttttatcatgtttttgtatctcatgctcaataaacttatttataacaaattttaaaatagaacaTTCTTTTAAAGTACATAAATACACACTTATCAGCATCAATGACCAAGAGTGAATAAAATCGACCTTCACAATCAAATAAGCTTGACCTCAACGACCAAATACAAATTGAATAAATTCAGCCTCAGGGTCAATCGACATGTAACAAGTTCGGCCTCAACGACCAACACAAGCTAAAAGAACACGACCTCAAGGTCAATCCACCTATAAACCCGACCTCATGGCCAATTCACCTGCAAACACGGTCTTAAGGTCATCCCACCAAGAAACATGGTTTGTCCATCTACAAATTACATGAGTGGACTCAAGTCCCGATATGACCTCATACACCAAACCAAACTCCCGAAACTAGGGGGACTTATGTTTCTACCCGGCTCAATAGGTATATTAAAGAGCATGACCCAATAAGACCTTTTAAGCCTCTTCATTATGGAGTAGTCCAACCTACGTCTATTTAGGCCatttacatattataactaAATCTCGGTAGTTTGGTATGTtggttattatttatcattctaTAACtatgtattatattattctCTCCGagtaagtattatttttataagaacATAGACTCATGACCCATGTTGATCCTATAAATACAATTAGTATTATCCAAGAATACTCACTTCATAACACTCACTATCACTTATAAAACCTAACTCTCTTACTGACTTGAGTGTCGGAGAGTCTTTTACAAGCGAATCTTCTCCTTCTCAACCAACAAGGAAGCTCTTCCCATACAAAAGGAGCAATCAAAATCATCCTTAGGATCTCATCACCTATTCAAAAGTCCAAACTCACTATTTGGATAAGAACACACAAGTAAAGAGCAAGAGTAATTATTCTAAGGGTTTTCAAATAAGAGAGGGAACACTTACCTATGGGATTTGAAAGGTTGCATGTTCAAATTATGGAACCCATTTTATCAAAGACACATGGATGCATTTTCTTTAGAGTCATGGTGATGGAGGCTAGCAGCGAAGATTCTAGTAGATGGTGGACAAGTTTGGGCAACCTTTACATCTCGATGAGATTCAAGGTTGGAAGGTTGTGTACCACTGAAGGCCAGACGACTTAAATCCAAATGGGATAACATCTTGACAGGGATATGACCTACTTCTTTTCTCAAACTTCATAGTTGACAGAATGAAGACCAATGCTCGGGATCAACCTAATTGAGGCAACACCTCAAGACCGATAAACTTAATCATTTAAAGCATGACCCAACATTTGAAGATCGATAATCCAAAAATCGGGATAATGTTTATGGGTTACGGAGGCCTGAGTCTATTGTGTAAGAAGATATGATTATGTACAATCATAGTCATTCAAGATTTAATCCAATGCTAATGAAAGGATGTCCAAAAGTTTATCTAAACTTTAGGGTATATGGAATTAGGCCTAAATCCGTCTTGCAACcagttttgatttaattatcATATCTTATTGTATAAGaaattttttagtgaaaaataaaaggatttaTATCTTATACTTTGTATTTTGTAACTGGAAtattattttcctatttttaaaataattgatttataactactttatttgtaaatagaaaaacacattaaaaatcaagaaatttcaatttttttagctTGAAACATTTTTACTAACCGATAGTCTTGTGgataatacataatttatttttgtaatattagaTTATTCACTctctatatttattttctaattagtACACTTTTTTTACCCGAACAATACTAATAAATTATGATTCTAAGATGCGTTGTAAAATGTAAATGAAATagtgaattaaattatttttagataaGCTGGGTGTGGTTAGCATACTTACCTGGctataaatagttaaatttctatgcttaaatttaattaagggAATACTACTGGAAGTTAGTAGTAAATTAATTGCACGTCTAATAGTTGGTTTTAATGTGACTAATCGATAAGcagtaattttatttctttataacaaaaatcaaattcttatatttttaaaattataaactacagtatattaaaattacatgcaataaaataataatcattaattttattcttcgacaattcaaaatttatgttaaaatatttctttcataatatattaaacatacTATCTCGTTAATTCTTCTTCatgtataaaataatgaatacatACAATTTACTAAAAAGTaatgtttaattaaaacaataatataaaaaatttaaaataaagtataaaaccaaaatatttacaattatcTTACCTAGTTGACAAAAATAcattaactaattaaattatgCATCTAAAcgtaattaaattttcttaatttaacttttattttaattacattaattatactttttattttaatgttaaaatgaaaataattaaagaaacatacttaaaaaaattaaaaatgtaaaaattttaattttatactgaattaatattttttagtcagattctatttatgttttacttGAGTTAAATTAATTGAGAACAAAATAAGTACAGtataactttattttactttgttgagcataaatttaaacaaataaaaaataagagtttaaaaataagataagattgataaataaatgaaaaattattccATCATCCATGACGATCCCCTCTGAATGAATTTTAATACTACACgcaagtatatatataaatatatatatataaatatatatatataaatatatatatatatatatatatatatatatatatatatatatatatatatatatatatatatatgttcccGTGTCCGATTTTGAATGGCTTCGGCTGTCTCCAATAATTTAAACATGGAAGATTGTGGAACTTTGAAATTAACGTGTTTGTGTAAAAgtcaagattttaaaataaaaacaaataaattccaAAAGAATAAGCGATGcttttgaaattaatattattatctcAAAAAGAGCATGTTATATTCTTGTTTGGAGTTAAGCCACCAGATCTTCTGATTATCCAAATCCTATGTTGACTAATAGTAGTTATGTTTTAGTATTTCAAACTTCAAAACTACTTAGAAATATAAGTAGTCCATAGCCTTATTGTGCACTGCAAATCAGTTTCTTACTGCATATTTCTTcatcattctttgttttgttgaaGCTGAAGCAGTATGGCAGACGACGTCGTTCTGCTAGATTTCTGGCCGAGTCCTTTTGGGATGAGGGTGAGGGTTGCACTTGCTGAAAAAGGTATAAAGTATGAGCGCAAAGAAGAGGATCTGAAGAACAAGAGTTCTTTACTCCTACGAATGAACCCGGTTCACAAGAAAATTCCGGTTCTTATCCACAACGGCAAACCCATCTGTGAATCTCTCATTATTGTTCAATACATTGAGGATGTTTGGAATCACACAAATCCCTTGCTGCCTTCTGACCCTTACCAGAGAGCACAGGCAAGATTTTGGGCTGATTATGTTGACACTAAGGTACCCTTCCTCTCTTTCCTTTCTTACCTTTTAATTCCTTttgtaaaatgattatataaattttttatattcatttcatactattttctttttactttttactttttttattttgaaaaaaatacaaaactttatatttttaaattattttacttttatatctgtatcaaataaatgtaaaaatatgagatgataaatttttcattccttcgatacattttttatttcgaTATTTTACTGTTCGTGCCATttattaatcttataaataaataagataaatttatatatataattaatagaaattttattagttatattttaaaattcattttttaacagtttgtttttttagtgttaAATGAGTGATAAGTAAAGAAATTATCTAAACAAATATATTGTTAGAAATTTCACTTAGCTATAAAAACCCTTTAAAGTAtacaaactaaaacaaatttcattttacaaATTCATGGAATTATTATAGATTTATAATCCATTACTTAATATAGATTCATAAGTTAGAATTTATTTTGACGAGATTTATCATTTGTTTGATCTATTGTATAATTtgttatcaaaattattttaagatatatatatctataagaAAAGAGTGTTCTACGTTAATTAATATaaagtcaattaaaaatatataaataaatgtaaattttattttataagttagttttatgaaattgaattagatttaaaatttgttttttaacttatattaatattttactttgaaAACATTGCAAAGAGGATTTGATGATATTTAATCCTCtgtaatttgattatatttaacataaatgtCTCCTTATACCAATTATCACTTGTGAAATAGATAGTTAATACCTTAGAGAAGATTTCgaaaggaaaaggagaagaaagagaagttgCAAAGAAAGAGTTGATAGAAGCCCTTAAATTGTTGGAGGAAGAAGTGGGAGATAAAAGTTATTTTGGAGGAGAAAATCTTGGTTTTGTGGACATAGCACTTGTCTCATTCTACCCTTGGATAAAATCCTTTGCAACTTTTGTCACTCTTAACATAGATGCTGAGTGTCCTAAGTTGATTGCTTGGGCCAAGAGGTGCCTTCAAAAAGAAAGTGTTGCTAAGTCTCTTCCTGGTGAGCAGGTGATCAATGAGTTCACAACAAAGATCTTCAGCATTGAGTAGCTTCAAGCTTAAATCACAAATTGAAAGTGTTGCTTATTTTTTAGCTTTCTATTAAGTAATATCTTTGCAATAAAAGGCATTTTGATGTGCcaaattattgttttatgtaAGAGTGCATATGTTTTATTGAAGACATTTTATATGAGGTTAGATATTTAAGGGAGTTTTTCTTGTTATTAATAATATCAGTTCAcacaatcaaattaatattattaaactatTTCAATTTcagtattattaaaatattaacaaaaaatattagtatgaataaatgattatgaacttcaatttttttcaaaaataaaataactttaaatttacAATAACTTGAAGTAAATAATTGtgaacatataaattaaattactcaacattgtattgatgttcgcgtgatcaaaataataatattaaattatcaacttcattattattattaagataaaaaccaaaaaaagaatattaatataaataagataacttAAATTCGCCAAaagaatacaaaattaattattaataagttagttctataaattttatacaaaatatttagtcaaatataaaaagaataaacgaaaaaaaatataaataaaatagataaaaaattaaaaaatagtaaatgaaagaaaaaaatgaaattgccAATAAGatataaagagataaaaaaaacaataataaagaaaatagattgattttactacttttttaaaatataatttactactCATGATTTaaagattattgttcaattaattactgtctttgatttttaaattaatcaatgagaaatctcaattaatttattgacaTTTTCACTAATAACCAAAGTACAatctcaattaaaaattaaaagtgaaatttttttatactattcaTAATCAATCAAACTAAAGTATAGTCTGAATCAAATTTTACTATacctaatgtaacatcccattttgGTGTCACTTGTAATTTAAAAACTCAACATTTGTTGATACCATTgcaaaaacaaacttaaaaaaaaattaattgatcaAGAAACtttatttctgaaaaaataacatcaacaaTTCATTGAGTTTATTACTAAATAAAAAGTTCAAATATTCCAATTACAATTTCAAAATTCCTAAAGATTCTCAGCTCTTCTCAATACTTCAACTAGCTCCAATGTCATCTTCTGTATAACAATACGAGTTATACGCTCATTGAGCCTTAGTCTTAAATCCCAAGTCAGAGAGTCGTGTGGTAATAGAGCATTGAGCGATGACTTTGTACTGTTGCGTGCTAGTCTTAAATTCCTAGTCAAATAGCCATGTGGTGACAGAGTGTTGAGCAATGACTTTGTATCGTTAAGCATCAATCTTAAATTTCAAGTCAGAGAGAGCCATGTGATGACAAAACATTGAGTGATGGTTTGTACCACTAAGCACTAGTTAGTGTAGTGTTTTCGGTTGTtgtaaaattctaattttgataGCTTTTGTTGGTTTTAGTTACTTATATgagttatttataataattgcaTTAATGATATGAGTTGTTATGATTTAAGGGattttatggaaaaaaaatcttaGTGTTGCTGTTTTCCGTGTTTGTATTAATGTATGGATTCTAAAACGCAAAAGAAATTAATCTTGTGTGTAATaggataaaatttattgataatgaCTCCATAGAATAGTGGAGATCACCACATGCGCATGTCTTGAGTGAATATGAGATTAGTGTATATATCCAAATAATTAAGTTTGTAAGAGTTTTggttatatatttcatattactTTGACTATTTGAGATGAATGACTTTGTTATGAAATATGTACCTTGTTATATTcatgtttgttttcttttttctaatcaGTTTACCCTTTCTGATGTCTTCTTGCGTTTGttgctttttttttcaatcatcaCCATTATTAGGTGTTGTCTgaatatatactttattttatttcggTAGTTTGAACTATTATTTGGGGTGtgacaaatttattatataaattaaatggaGTTCTCCGGCTACCAaacatacaaaattattttggacaactaattttattagtatataaGAAAATGTGAACACACCAACTGGGTTTTAAACTAGTCTAAACGTATGGTaacaaaataagttattattttctcaaaaagaaaaatagtccCTTTTATATCAGTTACAAAGCCTTTCAAACTACCTATCCCAGAATCACTCACAACTTACAATCttctttgtaattcttgttttaaatCATTCTTCAGAACAGCAAGTTCATAAATACGAAATAATTTCGAATAAAAATACtttcaacaaaaacaatttcTGGAAAACATGAAGTATTGGGAATGCAACAACAGTTCTGTCACTTAGTACAAAATTTTTCCAGCATCTATCAGTTATTGAATGCTGAGGTCGTGATTTCATTTAAATGGTTTCACTTGTCGGGAAATGCTGCAGAAAGACATCGCTTCATTTGCATACAAAATACAGAAACTAAATTGTTACAAAGCATAATAGCATAACGAGGGGTTCACAACTTCGCAATTAAAGTGTCATCTAACAATGCTAATACATGTGCTTCATCGCAAAATCTTAAATGAAAAACATGGATTCAAAACCTGGCAAAAAATTAAGATCCTATCATAGAAAGATAGAACTATAGTTGACAAAACTGATAACACACTCCTAAAGTGAACCCAAAACTAAACAATTGCCTGAGACTTGTTAAGGATCACTCCCTCATATTTCACCTGGAACCACTTCATAGCATCGTCCTTTGTGACTCGGTGCTGAATTCCAACACGGGACTTGCACCTTCGGCGACGGCCAACACGGTAGCCAGGACGCtccaaaacaacaaagaaatccATTCCATAAATACCGGTTGAAGGATCATACCTGAATCAGAATCAAATGTCAAGAACCAATAATTAGTGTGTAGATCGAAATATTCACAATCACCAAAGAAATTGAAAACACAATCTGACATATAAGGGGAAATGAACCAAAGTTAGTAGACAAAATCGCAAGTGAAGGAATCAGAAAATGAATAGTATGACAATGTCATTTTAAGACAGATCACAAACTGCAAAACCAGTTTATTAATTTCAGATAACATCTAAAATCTAATTAACAAACAACCAAGCTAATGTGAGTCCTGCTACCTCAAACATCAAGCAACAGAATATCTTTAACCCAAGGACCtaatcaacaaaaacataattatagaACACCCATATCTTTTAAGCAAGTTAACATTTGTTTGAAGTCATGTATGATATCGAAAATTGAGTATTCATATCACAACACAAAACCAGATCATCAACTTCCCATCCCTTCAGCCCT
The Vigna angularis cultivar LongXiaoDou No.4 chromosome 5, ASM1680809v1, whole genome shotgun sequence genome window above contains:
- the LOC108340509 gene encoding probable glutathione S-transferase, with product MADDVVLLDFWPSPFGMRVRVALAEKGIKYERKEEDLKNKSSLLLRMNPVHKKIPVLIHNGKPICESLIIVQYIEDVWNHTNPLLPSDPYQRAQARFWADYVDTKIVNTLEKISKGKGEEREVAKKELIEALKLLEEEVGDKSYFGGENLGFVDIALVSFYPWIKSFATFVTLNIDAECPKLIAWAKRCLQKESVAKSLPGEQVINEFTTKIFSIE